CGATGGAGAAGAAGAAGCAAGAAGGGTACTTCTGATGACTCATCCATCCGAACTCATTGTCAACGACATCGAGCAGTATCTCGAGTTGCATGCCAACAAGACGATGCTGCGCTTCATTACGTGCGGTAGCGTCGACGACGGCAAGAGTACGCTCATCGGTCGGTTGCTCTACGAGTCGAAACTGGTGTTCGAAGACCAACTTTCGGCTCTGGAGAACGACTCGCGCAAGGTCGGCACCCAGGGCGAAGGACTCGATTTTGCCCTCCTCGTCGACGGTCTGGCGGCCGAACGTGAGCAGGGCATCACGATCGATGTCGCCTACCGTTACTTCGCGACCGAGCGTCGTAAGTTTGTTGTCGCCGATACTCCCGGCCATGAGCAGTACACCCGCAATATGGTCACCGGTGCGTCCACAGCCGATCTCGCGGTCATCCTCATCGACGCCCGCAAAGGTGTGCTGACTCAAACCCGCCGCCATTCGTACCTGGTCTCACTGCTCGGTATTCGACATGTAGTCATCGCCGTCAACAAACTCGATCTTGTCGACTACTCGCAGGAGGTATTCGACAACATTGTCGCCGAATACCGTGCTTTTGCAGACGAAATCGGTTTGAAGAGCGTCGTTCCGATTCCCATGTCGGCATATATGGGGGACAACCTGACCGAGCGCAGCGCGAATACCCCGTGGTACGACGGTCCGACACTTATCGATCACCTCGAAACTGTCGAGATAGACGATGATCTGCAGCAACGCGCGTTCCGTCTGCCGGTGCAATGGGTCAATCGACCAGACCTCGATTTCCGCGGCTTCTCCGGTCAGATCACCTCCGGCATCATCCGCCCGGGTGATCGAATTCGAGCACTTCCCAGCGGAAAAGAATCGACCGTCGCACGCATCGTCACGATGGACGGTGATCTCATCGAGGCCATCGCCGGCCAATCCGTGACCATCACACTGACCGACGAGATCGATATCAGTCGCGGCGACATGCTCGCTTCATCGGATGCGCTGCCCCCGGTGGCCGATCAGTTCGAAGCCCACGTGGTGTGGATGGGTGAAGCGGAGATGCTGCCGGAGCGTCCGTACCTCTGCCAGATCGGCACTATGACGGTCCAGGCTCGAATCACCAAGCCCAAGCACAAGATCAACGTCAACACTATGGAGAAGACGGCGACCGACACGCTTGCACTGAACGAAATCGGGGTCTGCAACCTGAGTTTCGACCGTCCGGTGCCATTCGACCCGTACACGGAGAATCGTGATACCGGTGGATTCATCCTCATCGACAGGTTGACCAACACGACCGTCGGCGCCGGACTCATCCAGCATTCCCTGCGGCGTTCGGACAACATCCACTGGCAGGCCGTCGATATCGACGAAAAGGCGCGTGAGACTCTCAACAGCCACAAGCCTTGCGTCGTGTGGTTCACCGGGTTGTCCGGCTCGGGTAAGTCGGCGATTGCCAACGAGTTGGAGCGGGGGCTCCACGCTCGCGGCTGCCACACCTATCTGCTCGACGGCGACAACGTTCGGCACGGACTCAACCGTGATCTAGGATTCACCGAAGCGGATCGCGTCGAAAACATCCGCCGCGTAACAGAAGTCGCTAAACTGATGGCCGATGCCGGACTGATCGTCCTCGCTTCGTTCATCTCGCCGTTTCAGATCGAACGTCAATCCGCCAAGGAAACCATCGGCGCCGATCAGTTCTTCGAGGTGTTCGTCGACACCCCGCTGGCTGTCGCCGAACAGCGAGATCCCAAGGGGTTGTACAAGAAGGCGCGCAGTGGTGCGTTGAAGAACTTTACCGGGATCGACTCGCCGTACGAAACTCCGGTCTCGCCGGATATTCGTATCGATACGACGTCATCGTCGACTCTCGATGCTGCTGATCGGATAATCCGGCATCTGCTCGAACGCGGAATCATTCACTGATTTCTCTATCTGCCGATAACTCAACCCTCAATTAAGGAGTCCTACATGCCTTCTCGCGACGATATCTGCGCCGTTGTCGACAGCTATGTCAAGCTGCTCGGATCGCACCAGATCGATGCGTTGATGGAATTGTTCCATCAGGGCGCTGTGCAGCACGAACCCGTTGGTGTACGTACCAATCGGGGTTTCGACGAGATTCGTGCATTTTTCGCCGAGAGCGAGGACACACCGTTCACGGTGAGTCTGCTTACCCCCGTCACCGTGGTGGGCAAGTTCGCTGCGATGCAAATGCGTGTCCAGCGTGAAGGTTTGGAGGACTTTGCATCCACAGACCTCTTCGAGTTCGACGACGACTGCAAGATCCTTTCGATCACTGCCGTACCCGATATCAAGGCCCTCATTCCCTGATTCGGGCA
The nucleotide sequence above comes from Rhodococcus sp. KBS0724. Encoded proteins:
- the cysN gene encoding sulfate adenylyltransferase subunit CysN translates to MTHPSELIVNDIEQYLELHANKTMLRFITCGSVDDGKSTLIGRLLYESKLVFEDQLSALENDSRKVGTQGEGLDFALLVDGLAAEREQGITIDVAYRYFATERRKFVVADTPGHEQYTRNMVTGASTADLAVILIDARKGVLTQTRRHSYLVSLLGIRHVVIAVNKLDLVDYSQEVFDNIVAEYRAFADEIGLKSVVPIPMSAYMGDNLTERSANTPWYDGPTLIDHLETVEIDDDLQQRAFRLPVQWVNRPDLDFRGFSGQITSGIIRPGDRIRALPSGKESTVARIVTMDGDLIEAIAGQSVTITLTDEIDISRGDMLASSDALPPVADQFEAHVVWMGEAEMLPERPYLCQIGTMTVQARITKPKHKINVNTMEKTATDTLALNEIGVCNLSFDRPVPFDPYTENRDTGGFILIDRLTNTTVGAGLIQHSLRRSDNIHWQAVDIDEKARETLNSHKPCVVWFTGLSGSGKSAIANELERGLHARGCHTYLLDGDNVRHGLNRDLGFTEADRVENIRRVTEVAKLMADAGLIVLASFISPFQIERQSAKETIGADQFFEVFVDTPLAVAEQRDPKGLYKKARSGALKNFTGIDSPYETPVSPDIRIDTTSSSTLDAADRIIRHLLERGIIH
- a CDS encoding nuclear transport factor 2 family protein, translated to MPSRDDICAVVDSYVKLLGSHQIDALMELFHQGAVQHEPVGVRTNRGFDEIRAFFAESEDTPFTVSLLTPVTVVGKFAAMQMRVQREGLEDFASTDLFEFDDDCKILSITAVPDIKALIP